The Nitrospinota bacterium genome window below encodes:
- a CDS encoding GatB/YqeY domain-containing protein — MTLKEKLLADMKEALRSKDSLRLNTIRSVISAIKNQEINLRKELEEEEILSLVTREVKKRKEASALFKQGERVDLMEKENQELAILQSYLPEQISEEDLRKRIKEVISETGAESMKDFGKIMKILVPEFKGKADNSVIKDLAGEILS; from the coding sequence ATGACTTTAAAGGAAAAGCTCCTTGCTGATATGAAGGAGGCGCTGAGATCCAAAGATTCGCTCAGGCTCAATACCATCCGTAGTGTAATTTCGGCTATCAAAAATCAGGAAATCAACCTTCGTAAAGAACTGGAGGAAGAAGAGATTCTATCGCTGGTAACCCGTGAGGTAAAAAAAAGAAAAGAAGCATCAGCCCTTTTCAAGCAGGGTGAACGAGTGGATTTGATGGAAAAGGAAAATCAGGAATTGGCTATTTTGCAGTCTTATTTGCCAGAACAAATCTCAGAAGAGGATTTACGCAAAAGAATTAAAGAAGTGATCTCGGAAACCGGGGCCGAAAGCATGAAAGACTTCGGCAAAATAATGAAAATTCTGGTTCCTGAGTTCAAGGGTAAAGCGGATAACAGTGTTATTAAAGATCTTGCGGGTGAAATTTTAAGCTAG
- a CDS encoding DNA primase: protein MLKISIPDHIIDEIRDRADIVAVISDHVVLKKAGKNYKGLCPFHSEKTPSFSVSPEKRIYHCFGCGTGGNVFKFLMEIQSISFPDAIKILAERTGIPLPRNNSDSSSDPRQKEREALRKINEAATRYFQSLLKNPEAGLSARNYLTSRHFDSKTLERYRVGWAAPSWRGLLTHVQQKGSVAQEQLIKSGLVTKKEDGSSVYDRFRGRVIFPIKDLHSNIIGFGGRSIDEENQPKYLNSPETPLYQKSETLFGMDQAKLAIRKENQVILVEGYFDQMRAVQNGIEHVVATCGTALTPKQASILRNHAETAVLVFDSDSAGRSAAEKGFDILLEQGLNVKIVVLPEGQDPDSFIHEQGAENFLEKIRNAKPFMESYIDVLVKESPNKTPEDRVKMANQILPWLVKIKNTVERTAWLENFTSKTNIDDRTFLKELSRALAQNQPRLVEKDNELVPLINLEKHLVQLILSDKETAQAILLEVNPDDFSDPAFKTIAKTCQQKIDNNQDLKIDQLLDQTENPEIKNTLSRLGLEPVEFDSPEKTAQDCIRKFKNIHIKSKIKVLKLQRLDAAKAGQVEKSQELQARLREMHLALTH from the coding sequence ATTTTGAAAATTTCAATTCCAGACCATATCATTGACGAAATTCGCGATCGCGCAGATATTGTTGCAGTGATTTCGGATCATGTCGTGCTCAAAAAAGCCGGCAAAAACTATAAAGGGCTTTGCCCGTTCCACTCTGAAAAAACACCCTCTTTTTCAGTCAGTCCGGAAAAGCGTATCTATCACTGCTTTGGTTGCGGCACCGGAGGAAATGTTTTTAAATTCCTCATGGAAATCCAGAGTATCTCCTTCCCAGATGCCATAAAGATTCTTGCCGAGAGAACAGGTATCCCTCTGCCACGAAATAACTCGGACTCTTCATCTGACCCCAGGCAAAAAGAGAGGGAAGCTTTAAGGAAAATCAATGAGGCCGCTACAAGATACTTTCAGTCCCTTTTAAAAAACCCGGAAGCAGGACTGAGCGCAAGAAACTATTTAACATCCCGGCATTTTGACTCTAAAACACTCGAGCGTTACCGTGTTGGCTGGGCGGCTCCATCCTGGAGAGGTCTGTTGACACATGTCCAGCAAAAAGGTTCCGTGGCACAGGAACAGCTCATTAAGTCTGGACTCGTCACTAAAAAAGAAGATGGTTCTTCAGTTTACGACCGTTTTCGTGGTCGGGTTATTTTTCCTATCAAAGACCTTCATTCAAACATAATCGGTTTTGGAGGACGCTCCATCGACGAAGAGAACCAGCCGAAATACCTCAATTCTCCCGAAACCCCTCTCTATCAAAAGAGCGAAACACTTTTTGGTATGGACCAGGCAAAACTAGCGATACGCAAAGAGAATCAGGTCATTCTGGTTGAAGGCTATTTTGACCAGATGCGTGCGGTTCAAAACGGTATTGAGCATGTTGTAGCCACCTGCGGTACAGCTCTGACACCCAAGCAGGCCAGTATTTTGAGAAACCATGCTGAAACCGCAGTGCTGGTTTTCGACTCCGATTCCGCAGGACGTTCTGCTGCTGAAAAAGGGTTTGATATCTTGCTTGAGCAAGGCTTGAATGTGAAAATCGTTGTTCTGCCGGAAGGTCAAGATCCCGATTCGTTCATCCATGAACAGGGGGCAGAAAATTTCCTGGAAAAAATACGCAACGCAAAGCCTTTTATGGAATCTTATATTGATGTGCTGGTGAAGGAATCACCCAATAAGACTCCTGAAGACAGAGTTAAAATGGCGAACCAGATTCTTCCATGGCTGGTAAAGATCAAGAATACTGTGGAGCGAACTGCCTGGTTGGAAAATTTTACTTCCAAAACAAATATTGATGACCGGACTTTTTTAAAAGAATTGAGCAGGGCCCTGGCCCAGAACCAGCCACGGCTCGTTGAAAAAGATAATGAACTGGTTCCACTTATAAACCTGGAGAAACATTTAGTTCAGCTGATTCTTTCCGATAAGGAAACGGCTCAGGCCATTTTGCTGGAAGTAAATCCTGACGACTTCTCTGATCCGGCTTTTAAAACAATTGCCAAAACCTGTCAGCAAAAAATAGATAATAACCAGGACTTGAAAATAGACCAACTGCTGGACCAGACTGAAAATCCCGAAATCAAAAACACCTTGTCTCGTTTAGGATTGGAGCCGGTAGAGTTTGATTCTCCAGAAAAGACAGCTCAGGATTGCATTAGAAAATTCAAGAATATTCACATTAAATCAAAAATCAAGGTTTTGAAGCTACAACGTCTTGATGCCGCCAAAGCCGGGCAAGTTGAAAAATCACAGGAACTGCAGGCCAGGCTTCGTGAAATGCATTTAGCCTTAACTCATTGA